A genomic stretch from Telopea speciosissima isolate NSW1024214 ecotype Mountain lineage chromosome 7, Tspe_v1, whole genome shotgun sequence includes:
- the LOC122668265 gene encoding uncharacterized protein LOC122668265, with translation MELMAICRGIETAKSMGLTQVQICSDSLIAIEAILDNFKIPWFAIGIVEEIRDLRDSFPCCSFMHHVRELNSCADFLAGLLSTPNEIQLDVHSLPDELISLVRDDAIGEIFYIM, from the coding sequence ATGGAGCTGATGGCGATCTGTCGAGGGATTGAAACGGCTAAGTCCATGGGTCTTACTCAAGTTCAAATCTGTTCTGACTCCTTGATCGCGATTGAGGCGATCCTTGATAATTTTAAAATCCCCTGGTTCGCAATTGGAATAGTTGAAGAGATTCGTGATTTAAGGGACTCCTTTCCCTGCTGCTCCTTTATGCATCATGTTCGCGAATTGAACTCTTGTGCTGATTTTCTTGCTGGCCTTCTAAGTACCCCCAATGAGATTCAATTAGATGTCCATAGTCTTCCCGATGAGCTAATATCCCTTGTAAGGGATGATGCCATAGGGGAAATTTTCTACATAATGTAA